A genomic region of Nymphaea colorata isolate Beijing-Zhang1983 chromosome 2, ASM883128v2, whole genome shotgun sequence contains the following coding sequences:
- the LOC116247869 gene encoding uncharacterized protein LOC116247869 isoform X4, with protein sequence MKTIHLSFSTPFYWVLPHTFKYHFLGTQLTKASFTWLRGWTKDLEIEEGQEFNTAIEFFALSQLFPSKLSKEKRKTLAGPRRWFDGHGMCQIVFSKGTQGQELISQTHAIPLAARLMSSPGEQLAAVSLLLELSKNCLSLCEKIGSRPPAILLFITIKYYTTDSMVAEKANMTLNNLVKCPKNIKIMAENELLEPLLSNLIEGLKSMSSKKMHGIVDNFRSRKSGVWQCH encoded by the exons ATGAAAACAATTCACTTGAGCTTCTCAACTCCATTTTATTGGGTTCTTCCTCATACTTTCAAGTACCACTTTTTAGGAACGCAGCTAACAAAAGCTTCATTCACCTGGTTAAGGGGTTGGACTAAAGACCTGGAGATTGAAGAAGGTCAGGAGTTCAATACCGCCATCGAGTTTTTTGCACTATCCCAGCTTTTTCCATCGAAACTgtcaaaagagaaaaggaaaactttagCAGGACCCAGGAGGTGGTTTGACGGACATGGCATGTGCCAAATTGTCTTCTCCAAGGGGACACAAGGCCAG GAATTGATTTCTCAAACACATGCAATCCCATTAGCAGCAAGACTCATGTCAAGTCCAGGGGAACAACTTGCAGCAGTGTCATTGTTGCTAGAGCTATCAAAAAACTGTTTATCTTTATGTGAGAAAATTGGCTCTAGACCTCCTGCCATTCTACTTTTTATTACAATAAAATACTATACTACTGATTCAATGGTAGctgaaaaagcaaacatgaccCTAAACAACTTGGTGAAGTGTCCAAAAAATATCAAGATCATGGCAGAAAATGAACTTTTGGAACCTCTTCTGAGCAACCTCATTGAAG GCTTAAAGTCAATGTCATCGAAAAAGATGCATGGTATTGTTGATAATTTTCGTTCCAGAAAG TCCGGGGTCTGGCAATGTCATTAG
- the LOC116247869 gene encoding uncharacterized protein LOC116247869 isoform X3, which translates to MKILLFSKRKFAWVAFFSTHSAGWTKDLEIEEGQEFNTAIEFFALSQLFPSKLSKEKRKTLAGPRRWFDGHGMCQIVFSKGTQGQELISQTHAIPLAARLMSSPGEQLAAVSLLLELSKNCLSLCEKIGSRPPAILLFITIKYYTTDSMVAEKANMTLNNLVKCPKNIKIMAENELLEPLLSNLIEVRGLAMSLDAEEVLGESDNLSDSGMFCFCTTLSFTSTSMKASLPRAAETLASDI; encoded by the exons ATGAAGATTCTATTATTCTCGAAAAGAAAATTTGCTTGGGTTGCGTTTTTCTCAACTCATTCAGC GGGTTGGACTAAAGACCTGGAGATTGAAGAAGGTCAGGAGTTCAATACCGCCATCGAGTTTTTTGCACTATCCCAGCTTTTTCCATCGAAACTgtcaaaagagaaaaggaaaactttagCAGGACCCAGGAGGTGGTTTGACGGACATGGCATGTGCCAAATTGTCTTCTCCAAGGGGACACAAGGCCAG GAATTGATTTCTCAAACACATGCAATCCCATTAGCAGCAAGACTCATGTCAAGTCCAGGGGAACAACTTGCAGCAGTGTCATTGTTGCTAGAGCTATCAAAAAACTGTTTATCTTTATGTGAGAAAATTGGCTCTAGACCTCCTGCCATTCTACTTTTTATTACAATAAAATACTATACTACTGATTCAATGGTAGctgaaaaagcaaacatgaccCTAAACAACTTGGTGAAGTGTCCAAAAAATATCAAGATCATGGCAGAAAATGAACTTTTGGAACCTCTTCTGAGCAACCTCATTGAAG TCCGGGGTCTGGCAATGTCATTAGATGCAGAAGAAGTGCTTGGAGAGAGTGACAACCTATCAGATTCTGGGATGTTTTGTTTTTGCACTACGCTCTCATTCACCAGCACCTCCATGAAGGCTAGCTTGCCCAGAGCTGCCGAAACTCTTGCTTCAGATATATGA
- the LOC116247869 gene encoding uncharacterized protein LOC116247869 isoform X2 — protein MKILLFSKRKFAWVAFFSTHSAYMCNLSRGWTKDLEIEEGQEFNTAIEFFALSQLFPSKLSKEKRKTLAGPRRWFDGHGMCQIVFSKGTQGQELISQTHAIPLAARLMSSPGEQLAAVSLLLELSKNCLSLCEKIGSRPPAILLFITIKYYTTDSMVAEKANMTLNNLVKCPKNIKIMAENELLEPLLSNLIEVRGLAMSLDAEEVLGESDNLSDSGMFCFCTTLSFTSTSMKASLPRAAETLASDI, from the exons ATGAAGATTCTATTATTCTCGAAAAGAAAATTTGCTTGGGTTGCGTTTTTCTCAACTCATTCAGC GTATATGTGCAATCTTTCAAG GGGTTGGACTAAAGACCTGGAGATTGAAGAAGGTCAGGAGTTCAATACCGCCATCGAGTTTTTTGCACTATCCCAGCTTTTTCCATCGAAACTgtcaaaagagaaaaggaaaactttagCAGGACCCAGGAGGTGGTTTGACGGACATGGCATGTGCCAAATTGTCTTCTCCAAGGGGACACAAGGCCAG GAATTGATTTCTCAAACACATGCAATCCCATTAGCAGCAAGACTCATGTCAAGTCCAGGGGAACAACTTGCAGCAGTGTCATTGTTGCTAGAGCTATCAAAAAACTGTTTATCTTTATGTGAGAAAATTGGCTCTAGACCTCCTGCCATTCTACTTTTTATTACAATAAAATACTATACTACTGATTCAATGGTAGctgaaaaagcaaacatgaccCTAAACAACTTGGTGAAGTGTCCAAAAAATATCAAGATCATGGCAGAAAATGAACTTTTGGAACCTCTTCTGAGCAACCTCATTGAAG TCCGGGGTCTGGCAATGTCATTAGATGCAGAAGAAGTGCTTGGAGAGAGTGACAACCTATCAGATTCTGGGATGTTTTGTTTTTGCACTACGCTCTCATTCACCAGCACCTCCATGAAGGCTAGCTTGCCCAGAGCTGCCGAAACTCTTGCTTCAGATATATGA
- the LOC116247869 gene encoding uncharacterized protein LOC116247869 isoform X1, whose translation MKTIHLSFSTPFYWVLPHTFKYHFLGTQLTKASFTWLRGWTKDLEIEEGQEFNTAIEFFALSQLFPSKLSKEKRKTLAGPRRWFDGHGMCQIVFSKGTQGQELISQTHAIPLAARLMSSPGEQLAAVSLLLELSKNCLSLCEKIGSRPPAILLFITIKYYTTDSMVAEKANMTLNNLVKCPKNIKIMAENELLEPLLSNLIEVRGLAMSLDAEEVLGESDNLSDSGMFCFCTTLSFTSTSMKASLPRAAETLASDI comes from the exons ATGAAAACAATTCACTTGAGCTTCTCAACTCCATTTTATTGGGTTCTTCCTCATACTTTCAAGTACCACTTTTTAGGAACGCAGCTAACAAAAGCTTCATTCACCTGGTTAAGGGGTTGGACTAAAGACCTGGAGATTGAAGAAGGTCAGGAGTTCAATACCGCCATCGAGTTTTTTGCACTATCCCAGCTTTTTCCATCGAAACTgtcaaaagagaaaaggaaaactttagCAGGACCCAGGAGGTGGTTTGACGGACATGGCATGTGCCAAATTGTCTTCTCCAAGGGGACACAAGGCCAG GAATTGATTTCTCAAACACATGCAATCCCATTAGCAGCAAGACTCATGTCAAGTCCAGGGGAACAACTTGCAGCAGTGTCATTGTTGCTAGAGCTATCAAAAAACTGTTTATCTTTATGTGAGAAAATTGGCTCTAGACCTCCTGCCATTCTACTTTTTATTACAATAAAATACTATACTACTGATTCAATGGTAGctgaaaaagcaaacatgaccCTAAACAACTTGGTGAAGTGTCCAAAAAATATCAAGATCATGGCAGAAAATGAACTTTTGGAACCTCTTCTGAGCAACCTCATTGAAG TCCGGGGTCTGGCAATGTCATTAGATGCAGAAGAAGTGCTTGGAGAGAGTGACAACCTATCAGATTCTGGGATGTTTTGTTTTTGCACTACGCTCTCATTCACCAGCACCTCCATGAAGGCTAGCTTGCCCAGAGCTGCCGAAACTCTTGCTTCAGATATATGA